aaatgtgctgcatatacactatggaatactatgcagtcataaaaaggaatgagatcgtgttctttgcagggaccGGACGGAGCCAGAAGctattatcttcagcaaactaagtcagcaacagaaaaccaagcactacatgttcccacttataaatgggagctaaacaatgggaacacaaggacacagggagaggagcagcacacactgaggcctgtcaggGGAGTGTGAGgagagggagaacatcaggataaatagctaaagCCTGCTGGtattaatacctaggtgatgggttgataggtacagcaaaccaccatggcacacattaacctatgtaacaaacctacataacctgtacatgtatcctagaacctaagataaaatatttaaaaattttttaaatttgtgtctcAGCATTGTTAATATGAACCTTTATTTCCTCACAGTATTTTATGTTGGATTGTAAAtaaaagcatcttttaaaaaatattttaaggaaatttaaATTACTAATGTAGTTAATTTCTGAGTATTTGTTTATATACACAGAAGCAATGTTATTAAAGGTATATTTTCCTGAGAATTTTCATATCACTTTATTCATAATTCTATTTAGACAGGTATTCTAATATATCCTGAAGAATGTATAGTTAGgtctttatttatacattttattttacatttcctaataaaaacaataaataaacctTATACGATACATTTGCTAATAGCGATTTTTATATTGTGTACTCTTATCCTACTCCAAATGTTGAatagtttttaatttctaaatacttTTTGCATGTGTCATTGATTAGTGAGAACCAGACAGTTCAGAAATAAAGAGCCTCCCTATATTGATCTCTAGTGAAAAATGAACTGGATAATGTATTTATGATTAATTGCTTCAATTCTACTAAAGTTTGATCAATTACCTCTTCCTTGGTAGTACACGGATTAAAATACTGACTGAATTCAAACAGTGATCTCTGATTCCATAACTAAGTTTCTATAAATGAATTCACACTATTTATAGTTGCTTCTATTATCAATTTGGCTACTTGCCTGCTCAATATTGTCATATCTATCAGATTTATCTGACAATAGTGCTACTATTTCCATGGGGGCTTTGGTGTGTGtcatttcaaccattgtggaagacagtgtggcgattcctcaaggatctagaaccagaaataccatttgatccagcaatctcattacagagtatatacccaagggattatcAATcatttactataaagacacatgcacacatatgtttactgcagcactatttacaatagcaaagacttggaaccaacccaaatgcccatcaatgatagacttgataaagaaaatgtggcacatacacaccatggaataatatggagccataaaaaatgaattcatgccctttgtaggaacatggatgaagctggaagccatcatcctcagaaaactaacatgggaacagaaaaccaaacaccgcatgttctcactcataagtgggaatggAACAATGACATATGGATACAGAAAAGGGAAAATCACACAATGAGGCctattgggggtgggggagaagtggagggagagcattaggacaaatacctaatgcatgcagtgcttaaaatctagatgacaggttgataggtgcagcaaaccaccatggcacatgtacacctatgtaacaaagtgGCACATTCTGCATGTATATacaagaacttaaagtaaaataagataagataaaataaaatgaaacatttgatGAATTCTTGCATCTTTAACATCTCTGAAAGTATTTTCTATGGCTCAATGAAAATTTTACAAGTTATTTTTAGcaagtatgaaaaagaaaaccactctaaaatatttcttctgtagTCAATGCCACATATATGAGAAAAGATATGGAAACCTCCtgcatttatttaacacatttttgtcccaatttcatttattttattttaggtatttaagttagttttggaaataaaaagataCCAAAGATAAAAGCTCAGTCATTAATACATTTACCAAACCTTGTTGGCATCTGTCTTTGTCACACAGATTTGTTGCTAAAGGTGCTTTAAAACCCAAAGACTACAAAAGCTgtaagaatgaaaatatttcacattaatttgtattttatatttttgatatttcacattaatttgtattttatatttttgttcagtTGTAAACTTGAatgtcaattaaaatttttatctttgattACAAAGATTTGGTAAACAGTAAACAGGCCTATAAGTTTGTCTTAATACAACTTAGGATACAACTACTGTCAGTGTGGGGTTttttgataatgatgatgattatagtaatttaaaataaaccttCCAATAATTGACAAATGTGAAAATGTCATGAGCTCATTTCTATACGCTTTCAAGTATCCTGCACAAACTGGCAGATCAAACTGCTGTTGCATTATGGGAAATTGGCCGGTTTAGAACTTCAGCTTCTATACCCTGTATCactgaaaaaaatcaactttaatgaataaattattattgaacTGTGCTATGAGATGGGAACCATAGTAGACACATTcatgtctgttttcattttcatcttcacaTCAGCACTAAGAGGTACATATCATTTTATGCATGCTACATATGAGGAAATTAGGgctttaatactttaaaaaattctggttTACATGGATTGTAATTCAAAAAGGGATATTTGAACCCAGAATATTAGGCAACTGCTCTTTCTACTGTGTGTAATACAGTGATGAAGCTAATATATCCAATTAACTTGTTATATAGTCATAAATTAAATTCACTCTAATACATCTAACTGATATTCTCTTAAACATGTAGAGAAAGAAATGCATGTAGGTTGACTGCAGATAgctacagatgctcctcaacttatgatgggcTTATGTCTGAATAcacccattgtaagttgaaaattcTGTAAGTCAAAAATCTATTTAATAAACCTATCCTACTGAACATGATAGCTTAGCCTAGCTTCCCTCAAACATGCCCAGAACACTTACACTGGTCTATAGTTAGGCAAAATTATCTAACACAAAGCATATttaataataaagtgttgaatgtAATTTATGGAATGCTgtgctgaaagtgaaaaacaaaattgttatatGAATTCCCAAAGTATGGTTTGTGCACCatcttaaagacaaaaaaaaatggtaaggTGAATCATCAtaagtcagggaccatctgtaGTTAAAATAAGCTAAAATTGAAGAGAAACTAGGCAACCACTTTCTAACTCATTCAAAAAGGAAGTATTTTAAcctgattttctattttcaaaaattcaCTTCAATGTCTCATGCCTCCTGCTTTCTCCAAGTAAGTCCAGTTCTGAcccagagcttctgcatggctGACTTTACCTCTTTGTTCCGAAGTGTGTAGATGAAGGGGTTTAGCATTGGAGTAATAACCTTGTAGAGTACAGACACCATCTTGTCCACAGAAAATGTAGAGAAAGGATGAGGATAGATGAAACTACAGGGTCCAAAAAAGTGTTACCACCATAAGGTGAGAGGCACATGTGGAGAGTGCCTTTCGCCTTCCCTCCTTGGAGTGAATCTTGACTAGGATAGTGGTGTAGGAGGAAATCAGCACCACAAAGGAGCTGGTGGAGATCAACCCACTGTTAGATACCATGAGCAATTCAATGACAAAAGTGTCAGCACAGGCAAGTTTGATGACAGGGGGAACATCACAAAAAAAGTTGTCCACCTGATTTGGCCCACAAAAGGGCAGACGGATAGTGAGAATGGTCTGGACGGTGGAGTGCACAAATCCTCCCATCCAGGAGGCAGCAACCAACACACAGCATAATCCCCGACTCATGACAGTGGTGTAGTGCAGGGGGTGACAGATAGCAACATAGCGATCGTAGGCCATCACTGTGAGCAGGAACATCTCAGTTGCTCCTACAAAATGCAGGAAGAAGAGTTGTGCAATGCATTGGTCATAGGAAATGAGTTTTTCATGATTAAGGAAGTCAGCCAGAAGCTTAGGGGTAGTTACTGTTGAATAACATAGGTCCAGAAATGAGAGATTGCCAAGAAGGAAATACATGCCTGATGAATTCAGGTATTTATCAGATGCCACTGTGATCATAATGAGAACATTGCCAACCCAAGTGGAcacatagaagaaaagaaatagtacaAATAGTCCTGCTTCGATAGATGATGTCTGTGAGAAGCCTGACAAGAAAAATTCTCTCACCACTACTGTTTGGTTTTCATCCATTTGACCTGGGTCTACCTAGATCAAAGAGATTAAACCATAGGGCATTAGTGACATTTAAAATGAATGAGGTAATTCACATCAAATACAAGACTCTGCTCCTTTCAAAAGAGAGATTTTTTCAACCTCTAAGATAATCCTGATTGATTAGCTGGAAGAAACTATTTTCTCCTTACctaatattatgtatattatttcaCCAGCTGTGACCCTGAGACTGATGAAGTGGCCAACATTAATTAGAAGTTAAATGGCTCCAAGCCACTAACTTCCACATGATGCACTTCTCTCTTCCATCATTCAGCACATTATGTCTCTCTCCTTTCCATATTCAGTATCAAGAAATGttacatttttctgaaatattattttttaataaaaatgtttaggaaaaaataaaatcaaaggtaGAATTTCAGATTCCAATAAATGAACAGTAGATCTGTAGAGGTTTTATCTGAGAAAAGGGCATCCCTGAACCCTTTGCCATCAAGATAATTCTCACAGGACTCTAACCTGTGCAAATCGCTATAGGAAAGATCACATTCCACCTTGAGATTATTGCTAGTTCATTGACCTCTTACTATATTTTCTTCGGTATGCCTGTCCAGCTTACCATGTTCTATAATACACTTATTTCCAGTTTATTATTGTAATAATATGTTTCTCATCTTAAATCATACTTGTGGGTATACAGGTACACATTATGCTTATAATGATCTAAATAGAATATAATGGTTGTTCATGCATATAAATGACTCTCCTTTGACTAGTctatcaaatcaaataaaaaccaACTATTTCTCTGAGATGAAAATAGCAATTtgtatgttgtatatattttatccattttcatGAGCAACAGCTGGAACATGATACTGTATGAAATGAAACGAGTCCACTGAGAACTGACTGCAGGGAGGGGTATTTTGGCATTTCATGATAGTTGTTAGTCACTCAGATTCTATAGCTCAGTTCTGCCATACACAGAGCAACATTTTGAAGACTTAATACATAATAATCAGATAGcaatttaaagtttaaatattgaattttcttCATCTTATTATAGTTTGCACCACCTCTAATTCTATGAACTCGATACTTTAATTTAGGCCAatcaatgagaataaaaatattagaaataaaattaattttaaactaaataaaagttagcttaaaaataaaattcatatattcCTTATTTAAGATACTTATGTAGATATAAAGATTACATCAATTATATGctaacagttaaaaaaatatcaagaaaCTATGAGGTAAAACttccaaatttaaattttattttgttaaaccggtatataaaaatattaacttgaaaaaatggtcatataataaaattaaaaacatgacacAAAACTATACTTAAAATATGATACAATCTATGTACACAGAAAGGTTAAACTATATAAGACACTAGACTACATGTaaaggcaataaaaaatttaaaaaatttcacctTAATGATTGAGACTTTCTTCTCACCTATTGAGTTCCTAATTTTCTATGATGAACttaattatatttatgaaaaataataaactttctaTAAATTTCTGTGGGTATGCGTACCTGTAGAGTTtaggacattttattttacattaaaaaattttttaatggatttttttctctttctgcaacTTAATT
Above is a window of Callithrix jacchus isolate 240 chromosome 8, calJac240_pri, whole genome shotgun sequence DNA encoding:
- the LOC100391852 gene encoding LOW QUALITY PROTEIN: olfactory receptor 4Q2-like (The sequence of the model RefSeq protein was modified relative to this genomic sequence to represent the inferred CDS: inserted 2 bases in 1 codon), with protein sequence MDENQTVVVREFFLSGFSQTSSIEAGLFVLFLFFYVSTWVGNVLIMITVASDKYLNSSGMYFLLGNLSFLDLCYSTVTTPKLLADFLNHEKLISYDQCIAQLFFLHFVGATEMFLLTVMAYDRYVAICHPLHYTTVMSRGLCCVLVAASWMGGFVHSTVQTILTIRLPFCGPNQVDNFFCDVPPVIKLACADTFVIELLMVSNSGLISTSSFVVLISSYTTILVKIHSKEGRRKALSTCASHLMVVTXFFGPCSFIYPHPFSTFSVDKMVSVLYKVITPMLNPFIYTLRNKEVKSAMQKLWVRTGLTWRKQEA